A section of the Veillonella criceti genome encodes:
- a CDS encoding DsbA family protein, whose protein sequence is MTSKPLNLAYKAMELLTPHKAQNFFYDVLYVTIVEQKQMTEVAELCELATTFGIPREIFLKTYASETVELALLDDLKLCEMYAIRALPSYLIEYNKKTVSC, encoded by the coding sequence ATAACGTCTAAACCTTTAAATTTAGCATATAAAGCGATGGAGTTACTAACACCTCATAAGGCACAGAACTTTTTCTATGATGTACTATATGTAACGATTGTTGAACAAAAGCAGATGACTGAAGTAGCAGAACTTTGTGAATTGGCGACTACTTTTGGTATTCCTCGTGAAATATTTCTCAAAACCTATGCTAGTGAAACTGTTGAACTCGCATTACTTGATGATTTAAAATTATGTGAAATGTATGCTATTCGAGCGCTACCATCGTATTTAATTGAATATAATAAAAAAACAGTTAGTTGTTAG
- a CDS encoding winged helix-turn-helix transcriptional regulator — protein MKNATIQYPIDSNMTNINKQECPILYALQIIGQKWKLPILWYLHEQQTTRYNELKRRIPGITNIMLTKSLRELEEAGLVARHAYETIPPKVEYSLTDVGLNLLPTLNELYKWGETQMKKNK, from the coding sequence ATGAAAAATGCAACTATACAATATCCTATTGACAGCAATATGACTAATATCAATAAACAAGAATGTCCTATTCTCTATGCCTTACAAATTATCGGACAAAAATGGAAATTACCTATTTTATGGTATTTACACGAACAACAAACAACTCGTTATAATGAATTAAAACGTCGGATTCCAGGCATAACTAACATAATGTTAACAAAATCTTTAAGAGAATTAGAAGAAGCAGGTTTAGTAGCTCGTCATGCCTATGAAACGATTCCTCCTAAAGTAGAATATAGTTTAACAGATGTAGGACTCAATTTATTGCCCACATTAAATGAACTCTACAAATGGGGCGAAACACAAATGAAAAAAAACAAATAA
- a CDS encoding amino acid permease, which translates to MNQELEPVPSSEVNQEQTLARGLKNRHVQLIAIGGAIGTGLFLGSGHSIALAGPAILFAYIITGGICFLMMRALGELLLSNTKYHTFIEFVQDYMGEKTAFVTGWTYWFCWISVAMADITAVGIYVKYWFPSIEAWIPSLVTLFLLLLMNLLTVKLFGELEFWFACIKVAAIVALIVLGIYFIMTGQPTSVGIASFSNLWSHGGWFPKGLDGFIQSFQMVVFAFAGIELVGLTAGETENPKKVIPQSINSIPIRIILFYVGALGVIMSIFPWDSVNPDRSPFVEVFLAVGIVGAASLVNFVVLTSAASACNSGVFSTSRLLYSLAKRSHAPGILEILTNKQVPANALFLSVLVICLVVALQYVIAEGVFVIITSVATFCFLYIWGIITICHMKYIKARPDLAAKSTFKMPLFPILNYVVLAFFAFVIVTLAFNPATRVALFVTPIWFILLLLIYQLKKEIA; encoded by the coding sequence ATGAATCAAGAACTAGAACCAGTGCCGAGCTCAGAGGTAAATCAAGAACAGACCCTTGCCAGAGGGCTAAAGAATCGTCATGTTCAATTAATTGCAATTGGTGGTGCTATTGGTACAGGACTATTTTTAGGATCAGGCCATTCTATTGCATTAGCAGGGCCAGCTATTTTATTTGCGTATATCATTACCGGTGGTATTTGTTTTCTTATGATGCGAGCCCTAGGTGAATTACTTTTATCTAATACGAAATACCATACATTCATTGAATTTGTACAAGATTATATGGGAGAGAAAACAGCGTTTGTTACAGGTTGGACGTATTGGTTCTGTTGGATTTCAGTAGCTATGGCTGATATAACGGCTGTTGGTATATATGTGAAATATTGGTTTCCTTCGATTGAAGCTTGGATACCGAGTTTAGTTACTTTATTTTTATTATTATTGATGAATTTATTGACAGTAAAATTATTTGGTGAATTAGAATTTTGGTTTGCTTGTATAAAAGTGGCGGCAATTGTAGCCCTTATTGTATTAGGTATATATTTTATTATGACAGGTCAACCCACATCAGTAGGTATTGCTAGTTTTAGTAATTTATGGAGTCACGGTGGCTGGTTTCCTAAAGGATTAGATGGCTTTATCCAATCATTCCAGATGGTTGTATTTGCGTTTGCAGGCATTGAATTAGTTGGTTTGACAGCTGGTGAAACAGAAAATCCTAAGAAGGTAATACCTCAATCTATTAACAGTATTCCTATTCGTATTATCCTCTTTTATGTAGGTGCTTTAGGGGTTATAATGAGCATTTTTCCATGGGATTCAGTAAATCCTGATAGAAGTCCATTTGTGGAAGTATTTTTAGCTGTAGGTATTGTAGGCGCGGCATCTTTAGTAAATTTTGTTGTGCTTACTTCGGCTGCTTCTGCTTGTAATAGCGGTGTATTTAGCACGAGTCGCTTACTTTATTCGCTAGCTAAACGTAGCCATGCTCCGGGGATATTAGAAATATTAACAAACAAACAAGTACCTGCTAATGCTTTATTTTTATCCGTTTTAGTCATTTGTTTAGTCGTAGCGTTACAATATGTAATTGCTGAAGGCGTATTTGTTATTATAACCAGCGTGGCTACGTTTTGTTTTCTTTATATTTGGGGGATTATTACGATTTGTCACATGAAATACATTAAGGCTAGACCTGATTTAGCGGCAAAAAGCACATTTAAAATGCCTTTATTTCCTATTTTAAATTATGTAGTATTAGCTTTTTTTGCTTTTGTTATTGTTACTTTGGCATTTAATCCAGCTACGCGGGTTGCTTTATTTGTTACCCCTATTTGGTTTATATTGTTATTATTGATTTACCAATTAAAAAAGGAAATTGCTTAA
- the pepT gene encoding peptidase T, protein MLLKREELIERFLKYVQIPSQSQPNGGIVVPSTESQWDMIHLLREECETIGLVDLHVSDKAVLTGRLPAHLPSDFVGTVPAVGFCAHVDTVDVSLSPKVHPQVIRNYDGGDIVLNTVETIVMKRDEHPELAPYEGQDIIVSDGTSVLGADNKSAIANIMTALHTLIEDTSRYHGDIYVAFVPDEECGLFGSKNMEYERFPVDFAYTIDSCELGEVVYETFNAGSGKVTIHGVSAHPMSAKGVLLNPTLVAVDFINMFNREETPECTEGKEGYIWCQGIQSNQSTAIVSLNIRDHDKVKYEAKKVLIEDNVKELQTQYPRATITCELSDTYGNIADAITEENKKAIDYVYEAMNRLKITPKTIAMRGGTDGSFISTKGILTPNYFTGALNFHSKYEFLPIDSFYKSFEMTLTLIQLIYEKSIRD, encoded by the coding sequence ATGTTGTTGAAACGGGAAGAATTGATAGAACGGTTTTTAAAATATGTACAGATACCATCTCAGAGTCAACCTAATGGAGGTATTGTGGTTCCTAGTACTGAAAGTCAATGGGACATGATTCACCTTTTGCGTGAAGAGTGTGAAACGATAGGCTTAGTTGATTTACATGTTAGTGATAAGGCAGTACTTACAGGACGTTTACCAGCTCATTTACCTAGTGACTTTGTAGGAACCGTGCCGGCTGTAGGTTTTTGTGCGCATGTGGATACAGTCGATGTAAGTTTATCACCGAAGGTACATCCACAAGTGATTCGAAACTATGATGGGGGCGACATTGTACTAAATACAGTAGAAACGATTGTGATGAAACGAGATGAGCATCCAGAGTTGGCTCCTTATGAAGGGCAAGATATTATTGTTTCCGATGGTACGAGCGTATTAGGAGCTGATAATAAATCGGCGATTGCTAATATTATGACGGCACTACATACTTTAATAGAGGATACTTCGCGGTACCATGGAGATATTTATGTAGCCTTCGTGCCTGACGAAGAATGCGGATTATTTGGCTCGAAGAATATGGAGTATGAACGATTTCCTGTAGACTTTGCGTATACGATTGATTCTTGTGAATTAGGTGAAGTTGTGTATGAAACGTTTAATGCTGGTAGCGGCAAGGTAACGATTCATGGGGTAAGTGCGCACCCAATGAGCGCGAAAGGTGTCCTGCTTAATCCTACATTAGTAGCCGTTGATTTTATCAATATGTTTAATCGTGAGGAAACACCGGAGTGTACAGAAGGTAAAGAAGGATATATATGGTGCCAAGGTATACAATCTAATCAATCAACGGCGATTGTGTCATTAAATATTAGAGATCATGATAAAGTAAAATATGAAGCTAAGAAGGTGTTGATTGAAGATAATGTAAAAGAATTACAGACCCAGTATCCACGAGCTACAATTACCTGTGAATTAAGTGATACTTATGGGAATATAGCTGATGCCATAACTGAAGAAAATAAGAAAGCTATTGATTATGTGTATGAGGCGATGAATCGTTTAAAGATTACGCCAAAAACAATTGCTATGCGTGGCGGTACCGATGGATCCTTTATTTCCACAAAAGGAATACTTACACCAAACTATTTTACAGGAGCATTAAACTTTCACTCTAAATATGAATTTTTGCCAATTGACTCATTTTATAAATCTTTTGAAATGACTTTGACATTGATTCAGCTTATCTATGAAAAATCTATCAGAGATTGA
- a CDS encoding AbgT family transporter: MAMQPSNQPNLKDVQPVGGFLGWLERMGNKIPDITMLFIGAFVITCVVSAIFSTMHFGYIHPTTGKEIMVTNMLSAQSLVTLMTKMVGNFAGFPPLSMVIVATLGIGIAQGSGYINTGLKKILVITPKFLLTPIVIVVGMLSHLAPDSGYMIIIPIAAYLFYASGKHPLAGVAASFAGIAGAFAANYTPSAIDPVIQGFTQMAAQLIDPSYEVNVLCNYFFSVVATIPVIFVCWWVTEKITEPWCRKACPLDADLDVSEEAMKPITAKENRAFYISSLVLVLMVAGLVLALMPADSLLRDPDGNIASFKAPIMQSIVAVIFLLSAIPGIVYGIISGNFKNSKDFTKSMEEITHTLVQLIVFYFFAAQFMYAFGASNLGALIAIAGAEFLKSLALPPQVTIFGIIVFVGLLNLLITSASAKWSILAPIFVPMLMSVGIAPELTQAAFRISDSAVNVCTPMFAFYPLIIIYCQKYYKKTGVGTLSSLMLPHTIALLIALTIVLYIFWWLNIPLGFQADYVYPRQMF, encoded by the coding sequence ATGGCAATGCAACCATCTAATCAACCTAACCTAAAAGATGTGCAGCCTGTGGGCGGTTTTTTAGGCTGGTTGGAACGAATGGGAAACAAGATTCCAGATATTACAATGTTATTTATAGGTGCTTTTGTTATTACATGTGTAGTTTCGGCTATTTTCTCAACCATGCATTTTGGCTATATTCATCCAACTACGGGGAAGGAAATTATGGTAACCAATATGTTATCAGCTCAGTCGCTGGTTACCTTAATGACGAAAATGGTGGGAAATTTTGCTGGATTTCCACCACTGAGTATGGTTATAGTAGCCACATTAGGGATTGGTATTGCTCAGGGTTCTGGCTATATAAATACAGGATTAAAAAAGATATTAGTCATTACACCTAAGTTCTTGTTAACACCAATTGTTATCGTAGTAGGGATGTTGAGTCATTTAGCACCTGATAGTGGTTATATGATTATTATTCCTATTGCTGCGTATTTGTTTTATGCTTCAGGAAAGCATCCGCTAGCTGGGGTAGCAGCTTCGTTTGCAGGGATTGCTGGGGCTTTTGCAGCTAACTATACACCGTCAGCGATTGATCCGGTGATTCAAGGGTTTACACAGATGGCGGCTCAATTAATTGACCCATCGTATGAAGTAAATGTATTATGTAATTACTTTTTTTCTGTTGTGGCAACCATACCTGTTATTTTTGTTTGTTGGTGGGTTACTGAAAAGATTACTGAGCCTTGGTGTCGTAAGGCATGTCCACTAGACGCTGATTTAGATGTATCAGAAGAGGCAATGAAACCCATAACGGCTAAAGAAAATAGGGCATTTTATATTTCCTCTTTAGTACTTGTATTAATGGTGGCGGGATTAGTGCTTGCTTTAATGCCTGCCGATTCATTGCTTCGTGATCCCGATGGTAATATTGCCAGTTTTAAAGCACCGATTATGCAGTCAATTGTAGCTGTTATCTTTTTGTTAAGTGCTATTCCCGGTATCGTTTATGGGATTATTAGTGGTAATTTTAAAAACTCTAAAGATTTCACTAAATCTATGGAAGAAATTACTCATACACTAGTACAATTGATCGTGTTTTATTTCTTTGCTGCTCAGTTTATGTATGCATTTGGCGCTTCTAATTTAGGGGCTTTAATTGCTATTGCAGGGGCTGAATTTTTAAAATCGCTTGCACTACCACCACAAGTTACGATTTTTGGTATCATTGTGTTCGTAGGTTTACTTAATTTATTAATTACATCAGCTTCGGCTAAGTGGTCTATTTTAGCGCCAATCTTTGTTCCTATGTTGATGTCAGTGGGCATTGCACCAGAATTAACACAAGCGGCCTTTCGTATTAGTGACTCGGCTGTTAACGTATGTACGCCAATGTTTGCTTTTTATCCACTCATTATTATTTATTGTCAGAAATATTATAAAAAAACTGGTGTTGGTACATTGAGTAGTTTAATGTTGCCACATACAATCGCATTATTAATTGCATTGACGATTGTATTATATATTTTCTGGTGGCTAAATATTCCGCTTGGTTTCCAAGCTGATTATGTATATCCACGTCAAATGTTCTAA
- a CDS encoding MFS transporter, whose protein sequence is MEETEQAIAKDKIWSAEFLGCGLSSCLFYMSQYILIAGLPLIITAVYGGTAFQAGLAMTYFQIGTILCRPFAGEIIDGFDKRNILFLTTGIFLLIMIAFNFTTSMDLIFLLRLLHGMIFAIGTTAVAAVAVLVLPKHRKGEGIGYFSVFVNVAMVIGPFLGLTILDMWGTEAFFMFLSVCAFLGFYAANRKRLDETLALPRLAKHRPWNFDRFFERHTLPWAIIGVFISFSYSGVLVFVPIMMTEMGEGTMASLFFVLFAIIIVVTRPWVGRAFDQLGANSLIYPGFILYFIGIIILSLASSPWWVIASAPIIGLGYGAVSPAFQTLGVQAASAERAGAANATYFLSLDIGVGLGSAILSLVIGWVGFAMMYQINACIALAGLFIYHFYVKQFYKKAI, encoded by the coding sequence ATGGAAGAGACAGAACAAGCTATAGCTAAGGACAAAATTTGGTCTGCTGAATTTTTAGGTTGTGGCTTAAGTAGCTGTTTATTTTATATGAGTCAGTATATATTAATTGCTGGGTTGCCATTAATTATTACCGCTGTCTATGGGGGAACCGCTTTTCAGGCAGGTTTAGCTATGACGTATTTTCAGATAGGGACGATTTTATGCCGTCCGTTTGCTGGCGAAATTATTGACGGGTTTGATAAACGAAACATACTTTTTTTAACTACAGGTATTTTTTTATTAATCATGATTGCTTTTAATTTTACAACGTCTATGGATTTAATCTTTCTATTACGGTTGTTGCATGGCATGATATTTGCTATCGGTACTACGGCTGTAGCGGCTGTGGCTGTATTGGTATTACCTAAACATCGTAAAGGGGAAGGGATTGGCTATTTTTCGGTATTTGTTAATGTAGCCATGGTTATTGGCCCTTTCTTAGGATTAACTATATTAGATATGTGGGGGACTGAGGCTTTTTTTATGTTCCTCAGTGTTTGTGCTTTTTTAGGTTTTTATGCGGCCAATCGTAAACGACTTGATGAAACGTTGGCCTTACCACGTTTGGCAAAACATCGTCCGTGGAACTTTGACCGTTTTTTTGAACGACATACCTTGCCTTGGGCCATTATTGGTGTTTTCATTAGTTTTAGTTACTCGGGAGTCCTCGTATTTGTTCCCATTATGATGACTGAAATGGGTGAAGGCACTATGGCGAGTCTCTTCTTTGTATTATTTGCTATTATCATTGTTGTAACGCGGCCGTGGGTTGGTAGAGCTTTTGATCAGCTGGGAGCTAATAGTTTAATTTACCCTGGTTTTATATTATATTTTATTGGCATTATAATTTTAAGTTTAGCAAGTTCCCCTTGGTGGGTTATTGCGTCAGCACCTATTATTGGTTTAGGCTATGGGGCTGTTAGTCCGGCCTTTCAGACCTTGGGTGTGCAGGCGGCTTCAGCTGAACGAGCAGGGGCTGCTAATGCGACTTATTTCTTATCTCTCGATATTGGTGTTGGTCTGGGTTCAGCTATTTTAAGTTTAGTGATTGGCTGGGTAGGCTTTGCTATGATGTATCAAATTAATGCTTGTATTGCACTAGCAGGACTTTTTATTTATCATTTCTATGTTAAACAATTTTATAAGAAGGCTATTTAG
- the secF gene encoding protein translocase subunit SecF: MRFDVIKHHRWWFILSSILVIASLASIFVKGFNWGIDYTGGTIVEVRFEQPVQVSQVREDLKQFGLENAIIQLSGESSATEGDDVIIRTRNLDSNESAAIVDSLNKNIGPNEVKRVESVGAVIGSEVTEHALINLAIAFLVLAAYISFRFEYRIAFSSLAAIFHDLIMVLGVFSFFQLEIDASFLAAILTVIGYSMNESVVIFDRIRENTHTHKRSDTFADLANASIAQSIHRSCYTLSTVLFACCSLYFFGGDTTKNFALCMIVGFVSGAYSSICVATSIWAIWKSRNKKDIRNAAKAH; this comes from the coding sequence ATGCGTTTTGACGTTATTAAACATCATCGCTGGTGGTTTATTTTGTCTTCAATCTTGGTTATTGCTAGTTTAGCCTCTATTTTTGTAAAAGGGTTTAACTGGGGCATTGATTATACAGGCGGTACGATTGTAGAAGTTCGCTTTGAACAACCTGTTCAAGTATCTCAAGTTCGTGAGGATTTAAAACAATTTGGCCTTGAAAATGCAATTATTCAGTTGTCTGGTGAAAGTTCTGCCACTGAAGGTGATGATGTTATCATTCGTACGCGTAACCTTGATTCTAATGAAAGTGCAGCAATCGTTGATAGCTTAAATAAAAATATCGGTCCTAACGAAGTAAAACGTGTAGAATCGGTAGGGGCTGTGATTGGTTCTGAAGTAACAGAACATGCGCTAATTAACTTAGCTATTGCCTTTTTGGTGTTGGCTGCGTATATTTCCTTCCGCTTTGAGTATCGGATTGCCTTTTCTTCGTTGGCGGCTATTTTCCATGACCTTATTATGGTGTTGGGGGTATTCTCTTTCTTCCAATTAGAAATTGATGCTTCTTTCTTGGCGGCTATTTTAACCGTAATTGGTTATTCTATGAATGAATCGGTAGTTATTTTTGACCGTATCCGTGAAAATACACACACACATAAACGGTCTGATACATTTGCTGATTTAGCGAATGCAAGTATTGCACAGAGTATTCACCGTAGTTGTTATACGTTATCTACGGTATTATTTGCTTGTTGTTCCTTATACTTCTTTGGTGGTGATACAACGAAGAACTTTGCCCTTTGTATGATTGTAGGTTTCGTAAGTGGGGCTTATTCTTCCATTTGTGTAGCTACGTCTATCTGGGCTATTTGGAAAAGTCGCAATAAAAAAGATATTCGTAATGCAGCCAAAGCTCATTAA
- the secD gene encoding protein translocase subunit SecD: MNGKALAKFLAAIAIIVAAFIYFIGPLAQSIKQGLDLQGGTHIVLEAEDAGENKVTDDAVERARQILERRINEMGLAEPLIQREGKKRIIIELPGVKDPDQAIKTIGKTAVMEFKDENGVVHLTGNDLKDAKEQIGQNKQFMVGIEFTDAGAKKFGDLTTMNVGRHIGIYLDGEQLTNPVVNEPITGGKAVITGSQTLDDAKNLAILLRSGALPVKVNVLEVRTVGPTLGQDSKDKSVTAFAVGIGLIVAFMLVLYRVSGFVATMALLIYVLALLAVLHFLDATLTLPGIAGIILSMGVAVDANILIFERFKEEVQVGKTLRMSMESGFRRAFATIVDANVSVMITAAILFVLGSGPVRGFAVTLGLGVLISMITAVFVSRYLLRMLIECNLTNHPFWYGANVSPTATMELYKKGGKK; encoded by the coding sequence TTGAACGGTAAGGCGCTTGCAAAATTTCTTGCGGCCATTGCCATTATTGTGGCTGCGTTTATCTATTTCATTGGGCCATTAGCTCAATCGATAAAACAAGGCCTTGATTTACAAGGTGGTACGCATATTGTTCTTGAAGCAGAAGATGCAGGGGAGAACAAAGTAACAGATGATGCGGTAGAGAGAGCTCGTCAAATTCTTGAACGCCGTATTAACGAAATGGGCCTAGCTGAACCATTGATTCAGCGTGAAGGCAAAAAACGTATTATTATTGAATTACCAGGTGTTAAAGATCCAGATCAAGCGATTAAAACGATTGGTAAAACAGCCGTTATGGAATTTAAAGATGAAAACGGTGTTGTTCATTTAACTGGTAATGATTTAAAAGATGCAAAAGAGCAAATTGGTCAGAACAAACAGTTTATGGTTGGCATTGAGTTTACTGACGCAGGGGCCAAGAAATTTGGTGATTTAACGACCATGAATGTAGGTCGTCACATTGGTATTTATCTCGATGGGGAACAATTAACAAATCCTGTTGTTAATGAACCTATTACTGGTGGTAAAGCTGTTATTACTGGTAGCCAAACATTAGATGATGCTAAAAACTTAGCTATCTTACTTCGTTCAGGGGCCTTGCCAGTTAAGGTTAATGTCTTAGAAGTTCGTACAGTAGGACCGACATTAGGTCAAGACTCTAAAGATAAGTCTGTTACCGCCTTTGCCGTAGGTATTGGTTTAATTGTTGCTTTTATGCTTGTGTTGTATCGTGTATCTGGCTTTGTGGCAACGATGGCACTTTTAATTTATGTGTTAGCGTTGTTAGCAGTATTACATTTCTTAGATGCTACTTTAACACTGCCTGGTATTGCTGGTATCATCCTCTCTATGGGGGTTGCCGTTGATGCGAATATCCTTATCTTTGAACGTTTTAAAGAAGAAGTTCAAGTTGGTAAAACATTACGCATGTCTATGGAGTCAGGGTTCCGGCGTGCTTTTGCAACGATTGTGGATGCGAACGTATCCGTTATGATTACGGCGGCTATCTTATTTGTTCTTGGGTCTGGCCCTGTGCGTGGTTTTGCCGTTACGTTAGGGCTAGGGGTATTAATCAGTATGATTACGGCCGTATTTGTAAGTCGTTATTTACTCCGTATGCTCATAGAATGTAATTTAACGAATCATCCATTCTGGTATGGTGCTAATGTATCACCAACAGCTACTATGGAGTTATATAAGAAAGGAGGCAAAAAATAA
- a CDS encoding 5-formyltetrahydrofolate cyclo-ligase: MDKQTMRLAFKARRQAMSEAECKERAKSLCERIMSSEVYQNAQTIMAYLAMPKEANLDSLIEQALAAGKKVYVPVCISKTEMVAAELISLDAVSVGVLRIRIPQEPYNCIAPTDLDLILVPGVAFDIAGGRMGMGAGYYDRFLAEVATERCVGVAWDIQVVSESIPMDVHDKRLGALITDARSLQFF; this comes from the coding sequence ATGGATAAGCAAACGATGCGCCTTGCTTTTAAAGCAAGGCGCCAAGCCATGTCTGAGGCAGAATGTAAGGAACGTGCAAAGTCTCTTTGTGAACGGATTATGTCTAGTGAAGTGTATCAAAACGCACAGACTATAATGGCCTATTTGGCGATGCCGAAAGAGGCTAATCTAGATAGTCTGATTGAGCAAGCCTTAGCAGCTGGTAAAAAAGTATATGTACCAGTATGTATTAGTAAAACGGAAATGGTAGCAGCTGAACTAATAAGTTTAGATGCTGTTTCAGTAGGTGTTTTACGGATTCGTATACCACAAGAACCTTATAATTGCATTGCACCAACAGACTTAGATTTAATTCTTGTGCCCGGCGTCGCCTTTGATATAGCCGGTGGCCGCATGGGGATGGGAGCTGGTTATTATGATCGATTTCTAGCGGAGGTAGCTACTGAACGTTGTGTGGGTGTTGCTTGGGACATACAAGTTGTGTCGGAATCAATTCCCATGGATGTTCACGATAAGCGATTAGGTGCTTTAATTACGGATGCACGAAGTTTACAATTTTTTTAG
- the yajC gene encoding preprotein translocase subunit YajC, whose amino-acid sequence MADLEQLFQAGWPILLMVVIFYFLLYRPQKKQQKARNELLNSLKKGQKIVTIGGIYGTINSLTDEVIMLQIAEKVEIKLARSSVAHVLGKDDK is encoded by the coding sequence GTGGCAGATTTAGAACAATTATTTCAAGCTGGTTGGCCGATTTTGTTAATGGTAGTAATTTTTTATTTCCTTTTATATCGTCCACAGAAAAAGCAACAAAAAGCTCGTAATGAACTTTTAAATAGCTTGAAAAAAGGTCAAAAAATTGTAACAATTGGTGGTATTTACGGTACTATTAATTCTTTGACTGATGAAGTAATTATGCTTCAAATTGCGGAAAAAGTCGAAATTAAATTGGCTCGTTCCAGTGTAGCTCATGTGCTTGGCAAAGATGACAAATAA
- the tgt gene encoding tRNA guanosine(34) transglycosylase Tgt, with protein sequence MVITYELQKECPHTGARAGLLHTPHGTFKTPMFMPVGTQATVKTMSPEELKEMGAQIILSNTYHLFLRPGPELVEEAGGLHRFMNWGGGILTDSGGFQVFSLGDLRKITEEGVAFRSHIDGSKKFLSPEIATRVQEQLGADIAMAFDECIPYPADYAYADRSTARTTRWAERCRKAHTSPTQGMFGIVQGGMYKDLRTRSAKELVAMDFDGYSIGGLSVGEPHDIMYDILEHTTPLLPTNKARYLMGVGTPDCLVEGVARGVDMFDCVFPTRVARNGMAMTHNGRVTIKNATYAHDWGPIEEGCQCYACRNYSRAYIRHLYKAEEILAFRLVSYHNLYFLLHFMRQMRAAILEDRFPAFRDEFWAAYKK encoded by the coding sequence TTGGTTATTACCTATGAATTACAAAAAGAATGTCCTCATACAGGTGCTCGTGCAGGACTTCTACATACACCTCATGGCACGTTTAAGACTCCTATGTTTATGCCTGTAGGCACACAAGCTACGGTTAAGACTATGTCGCCAGAGGAATTAAAAGAGATGGGTGCTCAAATTATATTGAGTAATACATATCATCTGTTTTTACGGCCTGGACCAGAGCTAGTTGAAGAAGCCGGGGGGTTACATCGTTTCATGAATTGGGGTGGTGGTATCTTAACGGACAGTGGTGGTTTTCAAGTCTTTAGTCTTGGTGATTTACGTAAAATTACTGAAGAAGGTGTAGCATTCCGGTCTCATATTGATGGGTCTAAGAAATTTTTATCACCTGAAATTGCTACCAGAGTACAGGAGCAATTGGGCGCCGATATTGCTATGGCCTTCGATGAATGTATTCCATATCCTGCTGATTATGCATATGCTGATCGCTCTACGGCGCGGACGACGCGCTGGGCAGAACGTTGTCGTAAGGCACATACATCGCCAACTCAAGGTATGTTTGGTATTGTGCAAGGTGGCATGTATAAAGATCTTCGGACACGAAGTGCTAAAGAGTTAGTGGCTATGGATTTTGATGGATATAGTATTGGTGGTTTATCAGTGGGTGAACCGCATGATATCATGTATGATATTTTAGAACATACGACGCCATTATTGCCTACGAATAAGGCTCGCTATTTAATGGGAGTAGGGACTCCTGATTGTTTAGTTGAAGGTGTTGCCCGAGGTGTGGATATGTTTGATTGTGTATTTCCAACTCGTGTAGCACGAAATGGTATGGCTATGACTCATAATGGTCGCGTAACAATTAAGAATGCTACGTATGCTCATGATTGGGGCCCTATTGAAGAAGGGTGTCAATGTTATGCCTGTCGTAATTATTCTCGTGCCTACATTCGTCATTTATATAAAGCGGAAGAAATTTTGGCATTCCGTTTAGTTTCATATCATAATTTGTATTTCTTATTGCATTTCATGCGTCAAATGCGTGCTGCTATTTTAGAAGATCGATTCCCAGCATTCCGTGATGAATTCTGGGCGGCCTATAAAAAGTAA